One Hermetia illucens chromosome 4, iHerIll2.2.curated.20191125, whole genome shotgun sequence DNA segment encodes these proteins:
- the LOC119655927 gene encoding uncharacterized protein LOC119655927: protein MSGISTQTKSGAHMERYKARISKQRVRLNINMASSDKKSETNIKSLQDNGKSEVPKQQKQPQRKPSFERRYQGTINKQILEGSCNAEEVKKQIHIFMPASAKSIFGYSDKKGEVSSDLSSTEESSGEGNETN from the exons ATGAGTGGCATTTCCACTCAGACCAAGTCTGGAGCACATATGGAAAGGTATAAAGCACGCATTTCCAAGCAAAGGGTGCGCCTG AATATAAACATGGCGAGCTCCgataaaaaatctgaaacaaatatTAAATCTCTGCAGGATAACGGGAAGAGTGAAGTTCCCAAgcagcagaaacagccgcagcGGAAGCCCAGCTTTGAGCGTCGCTATCAAGGGACAATAAATAAGCAAATCTTGGAAGGTTCCTGCAATGCCGAGGAAGTGAAGAAGCAAATACACATATTCATGCCGGCTTCTGCGAAAAGCATTTTTGGATATAGTGATAAGAAAGGAGAGGTGTCTTCCGATCTATCTAGTACTGAAGAAAGTTCTGGAGAAGGTAATGAGACTAATTAA
- the LOC119655926 gene encoding uncharacterized protein LOC119655926, with amino-acid sequence MRQQQTLWESASRPLFIKSVWVESSDGGYRHFILDYDNQKKINEDANKVRKGLRPTASYDLPENQSFSLQLIGSSKNCKPIESSKSFYRRRSQTVSPANKSFLDLLKRKGSAVKDDHTPSKRSSLQDISHHEAINCDEKLAERVLNWLDLAGKTTIIKPNLPPTNPPAPPKRPSASQRSKSSTRPATAVTKRPDSVKHITIIFNKEGIPVRYNRPVRFSDLFRSGYSASRKFISNMSSRNGKMTAGTGARKIQVPGSAAFDRANLELEKPKNQESASNKQTSYENDYRSLINRQILENSCNYHEARKQLHIFMPSLPKKTVTATDCESSCLSAGFSDYCKIAN; translated from the exons ATGAGACAACAGCAGACATTATGGGAGTCAGCAAGTCGTCCGTTGTTTATTAAATCAGTTTGGGTGGAATCGTCAGATGGAGGTTATAGGCATTTTATCCTGGACTACgacaatcagaaaaaaattaacgaGGATGCAAATAAAGTAAGAAAAG gaCTACGACCCACGGCATCCTACGATTTACCTGAAAATCAGAGTTTCAGTCTACAACTAATCGGTTCATCCAAAAACTGTAAACCGATCGAATCATCAAAGTCGTTTTATCGCAGAAGATCTCAGACGGTTTCTCCAGCAAATAAATCATTTCTAGACTTGCTTAAAAGGAAAGGATCTGCAGTGAAAGACGATCACACTCCATCGAAACGGAGCTCCCTTCAAGACATCAGCCATCATGAAGCAATAAACTGTGACGAAAAGCTCGCTGAACGCGTTCTAAATTGGCTTGATCTAGCTGGGAAAACTACCATCATAAAACCGAATCTTCCACCAACAAATCCTCCAGCTCCGCCGAAACGACCTTCAGCCTCCCAAAGAAGTAAATCATCAACCCGACCAGCAACTGCAGTCACGAAGCGTCCCGACTCCGTTAAACACATTACGATCATTTTCAACAAAGAGGGAATTCCCGTTCGTTACAATCGTCCCGTCCGTTTTAGTGACTTGTTCCGGAGTGGTTATAGTGCATCAAGGAAGTTCATCAGTAACATGTCCAGTAGGAATGGAAAAATGACGGCAGGAACTGGCGCAAGAAAAATCCAGGTGCCAGGATCAGCAGCATTTGATCGAGCCAATCTGGAACTGGAGAAGCCAAAGAATCAAGAGAGTGCCAGCAATAAGCAGACCAGCTACGAAAATGACTATCGGTCACTGATAAATAGACAAATCCTGGAGAATTCTTGCAACTACCATGAGGCGAGGAAGCAACTTCATATATTCATGCCAAGTTTACCGAAGAAGACAGTGACCGCGACTGATTGCGAGAGCAGCTGCCTTAGTGCGGGGTTTAGTGATTACTGCAAAATTGCGAATTAA